The genomic interval TCCGCTTATTGAAGGAGTGGGCTCCAGCCTGATTCTTGCAGGTTCTATTTTTACTTTTGGTTTCGTGTTGACGCAGCTGATTAAAAAATTCCACTTTTCAAAAAATGTTGCCAGAGCGTTACTCTTTATTGCCTTAATTATTGGGGTTGGAGCATTCTTTACTTCAGGTAATTCCGGAGAGTGGGCAATTGTATGGCTGATATGGTATCTTATCCTCTCTTTTCAGGTTATAAGCATCTTTAGCTCTAAAGATGTTAAGGGTTGGTTTAGCTCTTATCTTTTGAGTTTTATTCAGCTTTCTCTGGGCGGCATTTTTACAGAGAAGCTACTTTTCTTGGTCATCTTCTCTCTTTACCTGGCTTTATCAGTATTCGGTTTCATTTTTTTGCTTCCTAAAATAGAGATACGGGACAAAATTTTAAAATTGATAAAACCCCGCTTAGATTTAGCAAAATGGGGTGCCTTAACAACCGTCAATGTCTTTTTTATAACAGGGTTAGTTTTTCTCATCTTGCCGAGGACTCAAAGCCCACTCTTTGCAGTTAAAAAAGAGATACATCTTGTTGAGAAGTTAAAAAAAGAAGTTGATTTTACAGAGGAGATGACAGAAGAAGAAGCTGTGAGCCTACCTGAGGAGATTGAGCTGGGAACTATATCCGAATTAAAAAATGAAAATAAGATGTTGATGTTGATAGAGACGGAGAGACCGTTTCTTTTTAGAGCCCAGGCTTTCAATTATTACGATGGCAGCAGTTGGATTAAATACGGCAGTAAGTCCGTAACCATCAAAGTAAAAGATAATAAGATTAATTTTAAACCGCTCTATCTGAGAAAAGAACTCTTTGTTAAAACGACACCTGACAAGTTTTACCATCAAAAGTTTTATATTAAGAACTATTCTCAAAATCTTATTCTAAGCTCTTACCCTATTATAGGTCTATCTGGTTCAGATGTAGAAAAGATTAAGATAGACCATTTTGAAAATATTTATTTACAGAGAAAACTTAAGTTTGGAGATGAATATGAGGTAATCTCTGTTGATAAGAGCTATCCTTCTAATTATCTGAGGTCGCTGCCGAGGAAGTACCCCAGAGAGATTATGGATCTATACCTTCAGCTTCCGCCCAATATAGATAAAAGATTGATGGATTTGACTTCTAAGATTTTAAAATATACACCCACCAATATTTACGATGAATTGATAACTCTTAGGAAATATTTGAAAGAGCATTGTATCTATAGTCGGTTAAATACCGGCAAAAGCCCGACGCTGTATGAATTCCTCTTTGATAAAAAGCCTGGTGATTGCGAGTATTTTGCAACAGCTTTGGCTTTAATGCTGCGTTATCGTAATATTCCTACGCGTTTTGTCATAGGGTTCTCAGGGGGGGAGTTTGATTCTCAGAAGAGAACCTCTATTATTTATGCAAAGAATGCTCATGCTTGGATAGAGGTTTTCTTCCCTACTATAGGATGGTTGCCCTGCGATGCAACCCCTAAGGCTCTTCTTCAAGAGCAGTGGGAAGAAGCCCCTAAGATGTTAGCCTTAAAACCTCAAGATTATCCAGAGGATAGAGGATTTGCTGGCGAAAGCGGCAGCGGTGAGACGGCTGATTCAAAGCAGAGCTTAGAGAGGCAGGAGATTGCCGGGGAGGGTATTCCCGAGGAAGAGCTCTTGCCGCAGGATTATTATTTCAAAGATAGGTTATCTCAACATGGTTTTACTAAAGAGGAGATTGTTTTTTCAGAAGAATTTTTTGAAGAGGCGGCTACTCCTGCTGAATTAGCTGCCGAAGAAGAGGATCTATCCGGTCAAGGTTATACTGGAGATAAAGAGATAGCTACATTTGAAGAAGAGAGAGCCGAAGGCCTTTTAAGAGAGGATGAAGTAACCGAGGAGATTTTTACAGAAGAGGAGGCAGAGGAGTGGTTCTATAGAGAAGAAGGAGCGTTTAAAGAAGAGGAAGTAG from Candidatus Kaelpia imicola carries:
- a CDS encoding transglutaminaseTgpA domain-containing protein: MFYIISFLLVSIGITALPLIEGVGSSLILAGSIFTFGFVLTQLIKKFHFSKNVARALLFIALIIGVGAFFTSGNSGEWAIVWLIWYLILSFQVISIFSSKDVKGWFSSYLLSFIQLSLGGIFTEKLLFLVIFSLYLALSVFGFIFLLPKIEIRDKILKLIKPRLDLAKWGALTTVNVFFITGLVFLILPRTQSPLFAVKKEIHLVEKLKKEVDFTEEMTEEEAVSLPEEIELGTISELKNENKMLMLIETERPFLFRAQAFNYYDGSSWIKYGSKSVTIKVKDNKINFKPLYLRKELFVKTTPDKFYHQKFYIKNYSQNLILSSYPIIGLSGSDVEKIKIDHFENIYLQRKLKFGDEYEVISVDKSYPSNYLRSLPRKYPREIMDLYLQLPPNIDKRLMDLTSKILKYTPTNIYDELITLRKYLKEHCIYSRLNTGKSPTLYEFLFDKKPGDCEYFATALALMLRYRNIPTRFVIGFSGGEFDSQKRTSIIYAKNAHAWIEVFFPTIGWLPCDATPKALLQEQWEEAPKMLALKPQDYPEDRGFAGESGSGETADSKQSLERQEIAGEGIPEEELLPQDYYFKDRLSQHGFTKEEIVFSEEFFEEAATPAELAAEEEDLSGQGYTGDKEIATFEEERAEGLLREDEVTEEIFTEEEAEEWFYREEGAFKEEEVEAETESISEDDVFEEVAFSEERVETAVKIEKEPAEGETLEEDLASFYQDSEDLGFTEIASGLEQEEKVVEEEVLEEKKLASLPKELEEGSVRVDLEDEFKKEDFGKEEDPADSSSITEASLEEGISEQEYLSEELLSSGDVEVAEKDVLSDEGLTMEDSVPLEQEVLLDQEIQDQEIASDLYLDSSVSPGIPITAMDEEEEGEITELIDEEDDIIPDLDIVEEEVALEEDVILEELPAEDLVSEEESLEESEEVAFEEDTTLEEEMVQEDDVFEEVLEESAETIIKEDVVEGEVSEEEDVLGEVEVDSEKEDLKIVEDIVLEEIGEAEEFLIEDIDVAQEFTQAEEIIENDLPEREIAALDIGTEVKEEKLFDDIPEIVEEESVPEVLLPEDIEDKLEDSLGKNILFKDDFELIVEEDLSRIEDVAGEEFEAEDVSVEDMIPEEDSISGELGFLFNILKDKLKEWIFGFSYYTQALIVDFIKGIFVGIKSFIYGIGAIIYSHLKNNKTPYSLSIVTFFVAFLLWALFKELIRKKKEKQQIYRLFPRRKLTNEEKKVRNFYLQILDLLAKAGYKRLPNFTPREFAYQLIGKGFSISKDFYHLTDMFYRISFGQIKLKVQELKRVDIIAASIREWTKEVRR